Proteins encoded within one genomic window of Agelaius phoeniceus isolate bAgePho1 chromosome Z, bAgePho1.hap1, whole genome shotgun sequence:
- the CER1 gene encoding cerberus: MSLLLLQMLVLSCLGATELQRNSQQRKSRGPFQHFLYLNKNLFESQSSPERISENPEGVEETLKVPSFFVSIPQTASGSEKKEEKKMSRFILPSAGLHADQNPRTWVASRETSPVENLSPSHYSSKRESEVPYRKDAKKFWDHFMLKKNSASEEVVLPIKTNEMHQENCRTLPFAQGVTHNNCEKVTVQNNLCFGKCSSFHVPGSEDHLYTFCSRCLPSKFSMKRLDLNCTDSVPVVKEIMIVEECKCESRKIKDPVIGSLLSDFYENVHEHN, translated from the exons ATGTCACTGCTTCTGCTTCAGATGTTAGTGCTCTCATGTCTTGGAGCCACAGAGCTACAGAGAAATTCacagcaaaggaaaagcagagggcCATTTCAGCACTTTCTCTACCTGAACAAAAATCTGTTTGAAAGCCAAAGTTCTCCTGAGCGGATAAGCGAGAACCCAGAAGGAGTTGAAGAGACCCTGAAAGTACCAAGCTTTTTTGTATCAATTCCACAGACAGCATCTGGAAGTgagaagaaagaggagaaaaaaatgtccAGATTCATACTTCCCAGTGCAGGACTCCATGCAGATCAAAACCCAAGAACCTGGGTTGCATCCAGAGAGACCTCTCCTGTGGAAAACCTCTCTCCATCCCATTATTCCAGCAAGAGAGAATCTGAAGTTCCCTACAGAAAAGATGCCAAGAAATTTTGGGACCATTTCATGTTAAAGAAAAATTCAGCATCTGAAGAGGTTGTCCTGCCAATCAAGACCAATGAAATGCaccaagaaaactgcagaacccTGCCTTTTGCTCAG GGTGTTACTCATAACAACTGTGAGAAGGTGACAGTGCAGAATAATCTGTGTTTTGGAAAATGCAGTTCTTTTCATGTTCCTGGTTCAGAAGATCATCTTTATACCTTCTGTTCTCGTTGCTTGCCCAGCAAGTTCTCCATGAAGCGCCTGGATCTCAACTGCACTGATTCTGTTCCAGTGGTCAAAGAAATCATGATTGTAGAAGAGTGTAAATGTGAAAGTCGGAAGATTAAAGACCCTGTGATTGGATCTCTACTGTCAGACTTTTATGAAAATGTACATGAGCACAATTAA